CTAATTTAATTTCCCAGATCACTgggtcagtcatgtgaccgcccaggcatattttctggtgacgttccgtttccctgtttcctgtttccagaaacagaacatcaccaatactacccaccccattatacttacctctacTTCTGGGCACGAAGTGTCACttcctttggggggggggcaacatCTGTGCAATAGAACTGGAGTACACTGGCAGATGTGAATAGAAAAAGGAAGTAGGCCTTCCACGCATGATAAATAGAGCCGGAGTGCATTATGTGGCCTGGGCTCAATGAGGGAAATGAATGGCCCCCATGCTGTTTTCCCATGTGTTCAGGTCTCAACTGTTTTTGAgtctgttttgtttttggttttttttttgtttttttaactgtaatttttattgaaatttttcaaaaacatttaacAATACGCAGAAAAGGAGACAAGGCAAAACAAATACCCAAAATAGCAAAAAGCAGCAATACTGCATAATCTCAACTGCAAAATAGGCATACAActtaaaagcaaaataaaataagggGTAACAACAAACATTcaaaaacataataggagggaggGTGGGGGAAGGGAAGGGAGGTTCCAAGATTAAAGGCCAGCTAGCGCACAGTAGGTGTCCCAAGGGGACCAAACAGAATGGAAGGCATCCAATGTGTTATTAAGACTAGCAGTGAGAAATTCAAGACTACGTGTATCCTTAATACGAGCTAGAAGTTCAGCGCCGGATGGAGAGTTAACGCTCCTCCAGTGTTTAGCTATAAGAGTTTTTGTGGCTGTGCATAGATGGAGAGAAAGTCTTGAAGTCTTGCTACCCAGATGTCTAGGAGGGAGGTTCAGTAAATATAAAAGGGGATGAAGAGTCTGTTGGATGAAATCTGTCAGTATACATCTGGTCAAATGTTGTCCTtgccaggatttgaactcaggattccagtgctgcaaggctgcagtgctaaccactgagccatcgtgctgcctcactgtatatatacattgtcTGCACCTTGAGCTATTATTTTAAAGGTATTTTGTGTGTGAATGTAAGATTGaatatgagttttaggtgcaaatatgttttagtgcatttttttcccaaaaaattatttatgtccccttccagctgcccctaGTATAAtgtctataatgtcctcctccagttgtccccattgcaatgttctcctccagctaccccccccccccccgtttaagGTCTCCCTTAAGGTTCCTCGAGTTTAATGTGTTTtctatctgcccccaaagtttaatgcccccagtttattgtcccaacTCCATctgccctcacagtttaatgtccctcttcatataccaaagtttaacataaaaaacactgatactcacctctccttactACCCTGCTTGCACAGTCTGCAGTCTCTGGACTGAGTTCAAGGAGCTGCAGGCACGATGTAACATCATCACGTCGTGCCTATAGCTCCCGGAGCACATAGCTGTCCGCTCCTGCTTTATCACTGtagtcaactcatctgcatccccTCCAgccgcagatgagttgaatccagtaCTTACCTCCATGGGACAGGACCCGTAATcctggactgtcccactgaatcctggacggttgggaggtatatatGAGCAGGTGCACCCTCTGCCGGTGCAGGCGATATGAAATTTGGCATTGATATCTCCAGTCCTCATAAAGCTCCCCCTTTTGGTCAGCACACAAGTCTGGCACaattacataatcatacattttttcTCATGGTACATTAAGCGGGCACATAACTGACTGAGATATGTCTCTTGGCCGATGTTGGTTTCGGCTGCACATGTCAGGTCAATCATTAATGAAATGATAGGAGTTTCATGCACAATTTCAGCGATCGGATCTCATTGGTCTTGTCCAGAAATTGATCTGCAAtatcaaatttattttttaaattaggaGTAAAGTGAACAAGGCCGTAGTCATCATGTGATAGAAAATAGATATTGAGCTGTGGGAATGAAGGCCTTCCCttgtaatcagtggcgtaactaggaatggcggggccccgtggcgaacttttgacatgcccccccccaaccgacgtcgaagacctcgaccgaccccctcctccgcactctattatgtcccttagtaagccctgcacacagtattatcccccatagtggcccctgcacacagtattatgtcccttactggcccctgcacacagtattatgtcccttacttgcccctgcacacagtattatgtcccctacttgcccccgcacacagtattatcccccattgtgtcccctgcacacagtattatgtcccttactggcccctgcacacagtattatcccccatagtggcccctgcacacagtattatcccccatagtggcccctgcacacagtattatcccccatagtggcccctgcacacagtattatgtcccttactggtccctgcacacagtattatcccccatactggcccctgcacacagtactatcccccatagtggcccctgcaaacagtattatcccccatagtggcccctgcacacagtattatcccccatagtggctcctgcacacagtattatgtcccttactggcccctgcacacagtattatcccccatagtggcccctacacacagtattatgtcccttactggcccctacacacagtattatgtcccttactggcccctgcacacagtattatctcccatagtggcccctgcacacagtattatcccccatagtggcccctgcacacagtattatcccccatagtggcccctgcacacagtattatgtcccttactggcccctgcacacagtattatgtcccttactggcccctgcacacagtattataccccatagtggacacctataaacaattattatactctggggtcttttcagaccccagagtataataatcggagacccgggggaataaaaacattaaaaattactgtttcttacctgtctccggctcccacGCTGCCTTCTctgctggcgtccttatgaaatgacgtcagacgtcacatgacccgggacacaggccgggttcatgtgacgtcacaaAGGAGGCccggcaggatcgtggagaagtaagtaacactgtttgttatgttccttacctctcccggcccaccgatcattatactgcaaagacctgcaaagacccccgactataatgatagtatttgtggggcccgcggtgtcacttgccgatctcggcccagccaggatcggcaagtgaatagggcccgtaacggcctatttaaaaaaaaattaaaaaaacgcagcggtagcggctgtcaccgggccctgtggcagccgcctccgctgcctctatggtagttacgcccctgcttgtaATACAGCATGAATGGGCCTTATATAGATAGTGCATTGATGGTGCATTATCATATATTCTAGATTATCAAATATAGAACAATCTATGAAGctcagaatatttttttattgagAAAGTTTCTTATTGGTTCAGGCTGCCAATTTCTTTCTATGGAGAGCGGAGGAGTGAGCAGAGGGAGAGAGGGATAGCAGGAGAAGAggtttaggctagattcacatctgcattggagtctccataggaggattacagtgtatggcagctagtctccagcCACCAGCTCAGGGAAGACTGAAAACTACACATAGaccctgcagaggggaaaactgctaaaacctgcagaatacaagtcatataatgaccaAATATAGTGTTGCACTTGAAGTACAGACACATAGCAGCTTATCCTGAGTAGTCACCTGAAACACCAGGTACACAATAAATGTATGGATTCACAGGGAATTTAGAGTcctgtttaaaaaacaaacagaatACTAGATGATACAACAAAATATATGACAATATATATATCAGCACACCCAAAGTCTAAAAATCAAATGATGATATACAGATGATTCATTTTATTGCAGTTATTTCATGATTCTGATGGTGGAATCCTTGCACCGCAAAAACGCAGAAAGAGCGGCCCGGTGAAGGAGGCGGtgaaggtgtgtaagtgtctgatggggtcacTCAGCTGATAGAAGGACAGACGTCCGGCCTCATAATCCAGGTAGATCCCTAGAGCCTTCACAAAAGAATCTAATACCAGCTGCTTATGGATATTGTTATGGCTTGCAAAACAGTTTTGTAAGAATTTGACAGCCCATGATCTCTCATTACAGCCAATATAACATTTGTTCCCTTGCCCCCTCCTCTCAAAACTTTCCCCGGTCACCCCAATGATCCATATCTCGGCTTTACTTACATCCACCTTCCAGTAATGTCTCCCAGACGAGAAGCTACGGGAGCTCAAAACTTGAAAAGAATTCAACCTCTTGGGTTCATCGGGTCTATTCTGTAATGTAGCAGGTTGAGAGGCAGATCTGAGATTCTGTGACATCATGTTATAATGAGTTGTGTCTATATCCAGTAATATGTCTGAATTTTCTGTGACTGTGAACTCTCTCTTCTTCAGATTAATCATATAGTCAGAAAAGCTTAATAATTCCTTTTGTAATGTGAGTGAGATTATAACTTCGTCCAAACACTGAGCATCTCTGAcatcactgatgacatcacagctttTATCACTGATGTCATCACTGTATAAATCTTCTTGAAGGAAGGTCAACGGATCACTGATATTACGTACCCCCTCAAGTTGATTTATTATCTTGGTCAGTTCATCCTTGTGTAGCTCCATCTCTAAGACCAAGGTCGAGACTGTGAGTGACACTTGATCCTTCTGTTTGGAAATTTCATCTTGGATTCTCTTTTCTAGATTATCCATCTTCTCCCTGAGATCAATAAACAAACCTGAGACTCTCTTAGCAAGTTCAgctgctttctcttgctgttcttTCCCATGGTCCTTCAGATTCTGGATTCTTTTTCTAGCTTCCTCTTTCTTTGAGTTCAGTTTGTCAATATCAGATCTcagtttctccttcttcttctcagagGCCACATCCAG
This region of Leptodactylus fuscus isolate aLepFus1 chromosome 8, aLepFus1.hap2, whole genome shotgun sequence genomic DNA includes:
- the LOC142216273 gene encoding zinc-binding protein A33-like, giving the protein MASAELRDELNCSICLSLYTDPVSLRCGHNFCSPCIVNVLDTQEAAGAYSCPDCRAEYPERPALEKNRKLGNIVECFLSTQPDMEETRIFCPYCTKSRVPAVKSCLQCEISLCHEHLVAHNKSVNHSLVEPAVSFESRKCSKHKEILKYYCPIDDACICVSCWVAGDHKGHDVDLLDVASEKKKEKLRSDIDKLNSKKEEARKRIQNLKDHGKEQQEKAAELAKRVSGLFIDLREKMDNLEKRIQDEISKQKDQVSLTVSTLVLEMELHKDELTKIINQLEGVRNISDPLTFLQEDLYSDDISDKSCDVISDVRDAQCLDEVIISLTLQKELLSFSDYMINLKKREFTVTENSDILLDIDTTHYNMMSQNLRSASQPATLQNRPDEPKRLNSFQVLSSRSFSSGRHYWKVDVSKAEIWIIGVTGESFERRGQGNKCYIGCNERSWAVKFLQNCFASHNNIHKQLVLDSFVKALGIYLDYEAGRLSFYQLSDPIRHLHTFTASFTGPLFLRFCGARIPPSES